CAAACGACGAAGACGTGGAGAAAATGATCGATCTCTACTGTGGGAATGGGAGTGAcaagaatgcaccgattcacttatttgctgagttagccagtatggagcaaaatgaagatgtcaatgcatctgatgaagaacacggagctcaagaaccgtggatggtggctccaatatcatacgttgatagtgaatcgactatgggtgggatcggtatcgacctgaatattacacccgatattgatatggttggtggtgaagaagaatgtggtggcgatcattgggataaagaggtcgatagtgacggtgatcccgatgtggacgatgtacctgatgatattgacgatgaagacaTTAACGCTTCTTCGATCGGGGAGCAGATGCGGCGtattttgatacacaataatcttgGGCCAtacatgtcgctcatagaccccgatgcagcgtatgtagctgagttctcggagtaccctgaaatagttcATCGTCACGGGCTGGCCGTAACATCTGATGATgaggagttattcataggccagaGATTTAGCTGTAAAGAAAAGTGCGTATATGCCATCAAACGGTACAACATGAACATATCGGTTGATTATAAAGTCGCAGTGTCTACTTCGACAAtatatgttggggagtgttggaaggcagcggaaggctgcaattggcgggtGCGAGCTGTATTCATTAAAAGTtctcagatgtgggagatacgaaaatttgttggtcctcatacatgcacattaacacgtatgacagaagatcatggaaaacttgattccaAAACAATCTGTAcatgtatcatgccaatggtgaaggacatgtcGACCATTAAAGTTTTTGTACTGATTGCCGAAATGCAAGCACGATTTCAGTATCGAGTCTCATATCGGAAGGCATGAATTGCTAAACAGATGGCGATGGAGCaactgtatggggattacaATTCGTCGTATAACGAGCTTCAATGTTGGATAGCTGCTATGCGGGAGTACGTACCGGGGACTATTATTGAGTTGCAGACAAGGCCATATTACGGCCCTGACGACCAGTTACAGCTGGCAAAAaggattttccatcggatgttctggacgttcgATCCATGTGTGCGGGCATTTCCCCGCTGCAAGCCACTTGTGCAGGCAGATGGAACCTGGctgtatggaaaatatacacagatcctacttattgcggttgctcaagacggcaacagaaacgtgctcccgatagcatttgctatcgtagataaagagaacatggaGTCATAGGAATTCTTCCTCACAaacctgcggaggtatgttattagcaacgataacatttgcatcatctccgatagagggaagggtttaattgcacCAATCAGGCGTTCCGGTGTGTcgtggagatccgtttactgcatcCGTCACATTGCGGCTAACTTCTACAAAGATTAcaagaatgcagactggaagagacaagtcgAGGCAATGGGTAAACGATaaccttatattttcaatataagttgtaatgttttatgttatcgagttactagaacttattttttcttaatacgTATACAGCGTACGAGTTAGAGTCACATATGTTCCGGCAAAAAATGatccgacttgagagtgacatggaggggcagacaaacacatctttcTGACAATGGTTGGTCACAATAGAGccgtggcaatgggctcaaagttttgacgagggctttcgttatggccaaatgaccacaaacttagtcgAGGGGATCAACGCTGTCTTGTTGAAAACACATCATCTTTCGATTGCATCTGtattttctgctactttctaCAGGCTGGCTACTTTGATGtcaagaatgggtcagcaacaAGTCGACCAGATTGAGGCGGGACACGTGTTTGTCGAACATGTTAGGGATGCAATGGTCGCAAACCATCGGTTGGCGAGGTcaatgaatgtagaaatatattcacgacgAGTGGAAACATTTCGAGTTACTGAGACCATCAGTCGTCGACCTGGTATACCAACtaggtcctacggagttgatctccAGATCCGACAGTGCTAGTGCAGGAGGttcgaaacacttcattatccctGTGCGCATGTCGTGACAGCGTGTGCTAAAGTCAACCTTAATGTTGAacaatatgtcgatgatgtgtacacgctGGAGCGCACATTGCGTGTCTGGGAAAATGAGTTCCCCGTCTTGCCTGACCTATCTACGTGGGAGGTGCATCCGACGACTTTCGAGCTTCTCCCAGACAGAGGGCTGCAGAGGAATCCGAGAGGTCGTCCGCAGTCAAGCAGAATCCGTAATGAAATGGACATCAAGGAGAAGTCTAACGGAAAGCGTTGTGGAATATGCAGATTAAGTGGTCATAGTAGGAATAAATGCCCTAACCGAAACTTTCATGTTGGACAGTCATCTAGATCGGGTCATAATTGACCTAAcactataaaatttatatgtgtaatgataaaaaagtataaaataagtaTACCTCTTCAGCTTATGATTATGATTACattgtatccaaattaagttataaaattgtatCGAAAATGAAGGCATATAACcttaaattaacctttaatataatgcaaatttaaaataattaaattggtaaaaagaagTTGAACAATAAGCATAATAACTAAAACtggaataattaaattagacgaattaaattggaataattaaatttatacaaaaaagtACAAACGTGTTAATGTACAAAAATGTGACATgcacccctaaaattgatggttcgatggtgtAGTCCCAAGGGTATACCTATTCGGAAGTCGACGGCCACGTTCTAGGTGTCTGTGATGACCAACATTATCATTTGGCGCAGGTAGAGATGTAGTAAAAATAGGGAGGAAATCATTTGGAGCAGGTCCCTCGTTTGGCATCCACGAACTTAATGCTGCGGAGGGAGTCCCATAATGCTGCGGATATGGGCCAGGCGTGTAGGATCCGAAGAGTTCAAATTCGTATGCGTATTCTGCCCCTAAGATGCTTAGCAAATAATCAGTGCCCGAGAAATCCGGATGATAGCTATCTGAACCGACAAGTGAACGTGATTGTTCCGGATCTGGCTGTGGCTCTGGCTGGGGCTCCTGCTCGGGCTCTGGTGGTTCCGGAGAATAATATGCCATAGGATCCAGATTTATCGGGGCCACTGTGGCCGATCCCCCAGGTCGCTGCACATGCGGAGGGACTACAGTCGACTGGCCTCCAAGTATATATGGCTTCCCGCAACTATAGTACCATTGTATATACTCTAATGATGGTTGTGATTCGGTAGCCATAACCATTTGAGGTCTTCGACGCAATCGATCGTTCCACAGTGCCACAAATTTTCGGTGCTTAATTCCCAATCCAACATCGATTTTCCTCTCTTATTCATGTCGTGAACTTCCCCCACCTCACACGGCGAATCCGGGATAGGTTGGATGCAGCCAAATTGTCGTAGCACCCGATCTCCGTGATACCACTCGAccatattgaaatttataattggtgtGTTAGTGCATCATATGTAGGAATGCACATATGCAGGCGAGGGTACCACATCTGTAATTCCCGGCGTACAGTATGGCGTCTATATAAACTGCATGATTAAGAACATGGTTATAATTAGCCATAACGTGTGAGTAAGATATAGAAAGTAAGatgtcatgaatattagaatagcagCTTACCCCTTCCCGGGCATATTGTTCGATCATGAGGCTGTATATCCGGACAGTGTACGACTTCCCGATACCCGGACGAACACTCCacctacaaaaaataaatatagggtttagggttggtaacattagtcgatatattatgactacaaataataagaagttatattttatcacatgtTCAGCAGTGGATAAACATACGGTTGGTGATAATCGATGCCAAAAATGGCATTCGATACAGCGCCCAGGACTGCAGCAATGTGAGGCATCCGCCGATGTCTACAACATCCGGGTTTGTCCCCCGAAAAAGCTCCCGATACAACACTGCTAGCACGGCAGAGCCCCAGCTATAGGAGCTAACACTGGACAAATCAGCTAATAGGGGCAAGTACATCAAATGCACCTTGTCGTTGTTTGCATCGGGCATGAGTACTCCCCCTACgatatgcatgatgtacgctcgAGCAGCGCACATCAACTTACCTTCGGTGGCAGTCGCTGATAATTGTCCAAATTTGGCTTtcagccatgtaaattttaagcCCAAAAAATATGACTCACCGTCCTCTGGCAAGTCTCCTAAGAGCTGATAACAAAGTGCAGCCGGATTGGTAAATGAAGATACTCCCGTTACGAGACTCCCGTCAATTGGGAGCCCAAGCTATAATGCAACATCCTCCAAGGTCACCGTGCACTCCCCGCacggaaaatgaaaagtgtAGGTCTCCGGGCACCACCGCTCCACTAGCgcagataataaatcaaagcgCAAGTCGGAGGATTGGATCAATGCTACTGACCCAAATCTAGCTTGCTCCAAGTACGGCACCAATCGTGCATCTGGAGCTTTCTTTAAAACACTCACACGGCCCCTTAATATTCGGTACGAGtcctgatagtgttaaattacagaaaaaatattacgataacataatttatttgtatatactacgtatatcctttttaaataaatagaacccgtgattaaaaaataataaatcataccgaGTTATTAGCCGCATCAGATATGTGTCTATCGGTCGAATCAATGAAGCCATTGCAATGCCTGCaagttgaaatttattaatttagtgtattttttaaattaatttggtgtaagaaaaaaaaaattatccctgccctttgctcgtattatttttccgatttttattactttcaataaaaatatattattttcgtatttttattattttatattatttcagtacattttgtttgaaatattttgtattaattatttctgaatttttaaaaaagttagtaatacactcttacttccgccatttgttcgtatttttttctccgcattttattattttaaaaaatattataatttttaattttataattttacattatttcattgcataatgtttgaaatttattaatttagtgtgttgaaggggaataagagaaaataataaataaggagggcttagaaagCAAATTGTCACATTTTGGTGCCGCCTTTTTATTCCCCTCCATcagcctttttttttctattattttggtaaataaaaaaaactttataatattttggtattttttttatttttttgtaatattttggtaaaaacctaaaaacccttATCCCTACcttttgctcgtattattttctcgattttattactttcaataaaaatatattattttcatattttattattttatattattttagtacattttgtttcaattatttgtattaattatttctgaattttaaaaagttactaatacactcttacttgaccatttgttcgtattttttatccgcattttattattttaaaaatatcgtaatttttaattttataattttacattatttcagtgcattatgtttgaaatttattacaaatacaaattttttcgcattttattactttcgtGAATATACAATTtcgttttttcttttcgtattttatgttttcttaaatatatttctttatcattttacttttaatgctatttttctaaaaaactaatttcaacattctaagtaaatttcataaaaaaattcataatcaaCCTACAATGTAcataccataaatttttcattctaaatatatttcataaaatatatatgctaaataaaataataaaatacgtgtaatgtacataacataaattttaacacacaaatattacaaaaaattaaatttataataaaattacctttttttcttttttttccttccttccctcttcttcttctttcttttttttttctcctcctttccttctttttctttctttttcttctcctttccttttctttccttatttttctttctttcctctcctctcctttccttttctttcttttccttcctttatttctttctttctttccctctccttcTTCCCCCCCCCCACCCATCGGCCCCATTATAATACTGGTGCCACCAATGACTTTGGCACCATCGGTGCCGCCAATCTCTTTCCCTCCACCAGGGAGTTGTCAAATCCGTGCAggcttttttttgtttttttttttgtttttggtatattttcgtaaataaaaaaataatattttggttatttttaatttttttataataattttgtaaaaaacctcattttcttgtaaaccttttttttttttgcaagaaaaaccctaaataaattccttataactatatatatttcaGCAATAGTTGTCTTGGACCTTGGCATTGGTAGAAGCTTTGAAGCTCAAAAAAAGCCTAACAAATACTGTTACGGAAATTATATTGAGAGCAATGAACTATTCTCCTAAATTTCCAGTCCAATGGCTTCCATTCATGGTTATggttctttcaattttgttgaCCGGCATCTCCGCTGGCCGGACCGACATTCCGAGGCTCAGCCCTACGAGAGGAGTAATCATTGAACACCCTGATTTTCTATCGTCTGCAACAGTTTCAGATCTTCGAACTTTTTATTACCCTCAAACACTTGATCACTTCAACTACCAACCTCAAAGCTACGCCACTTTCCAACAAAGATACGTCATGAATTTCAAGTATTGGGGCGGAGCAAAGAAGAGTGCGCCGGTTTTAGCCTATCTCGGAGCCGAGGGGCCTCTCGACGGCGATCTTACCGTAATCGGTTTTCTCAATGATAATGCCGTCCGCTTCAATGCTCTTCTCGTCTACATTGaggtaaataattgaaaatatatattaaaaaaaacaaaaaaactttcCCTGACATTGAGTATGGATATATTTACTTTCATCAGCATCGATACTATGGGAAATCAATACCATTTGGATCAAGAGAAGAAGCCTTTAAAAATGCAAGCACTTTGGGGTATTTCAACTCTGCACAAGCTATAGCTGACTATGCAGAAATCATCATGCATATCAAGAACAAACTTCGTGCTTTTTATTCTCCGGTCATCGTTGTTGGAGGATCCTATGGAGGAAGTAAGTACAATCATTATCGTAAAATTCTTAACCTTTTAGCCCAAACTTTTTGAACTTGGACCCcttaaaattgtataatttttggTCGCCCCCGTCCGTTACTGTTGGtaatcatttttgtttttcaatggAAATGAAAACAGTGCTTGCTTCATGGTTACGTTTAAAGTATCCTCATGTTGCTTTGGGAGCTTTGGCCTCGTCAGCTCCAATTCTTTACTTCGACAAAATTACACCAAGGGGAGCTTACTTTTCAGTCGTCACTAAGGATTTTAGGGTATTTATTACCCTTAACTTTCGTCTAAATTTTTCTTCACCTCCtgcattaaattttaatgtgatATGGAAATCATGTACGCAGGAAGCGAGTGAGACCTGCTACCAAACCATACGAAATTCATGGTCTGTAATCGACAGAATTGCTTCCCAACCCAATGGTCTTTCAACCCTCAGCAtgattttcaaaacttgcaAGTATGAACATCCAATTCCCCATTACATTTCAATATAcattcattattatatttaaaagcatgcatataattatataaaaagtacaattaattttgagtaattaattgatattttgggTTACAAGACCTTTGAAGAGTTCTTCAGAGCTGAAAAACGAGTTGGAGAATATGTATGCCGTAGCAGCACAATATGATAGACCCCCACGGTATCCGGTAACGGTGGTATGTGGAGGAATCGATGGAGCAAATGAAAAGCAAGATATTCTTGACAAGATTTTTGCAGGCGTTGTTGCTTATAAGGGGAATCGTTCTTGCTATATTAATCCACCAACCAATAAATCCGAAACAGATGTTGGGTGGAGATGGCAGGtaatatacatgtatttttttgGCAAATCATACTTACATTCTATTAAACTTGAATTCAAATACCAGAACTTATTTGAGACATTAGTTAGAGCTCTTAAGTTGAAACATTTTCATCTCTTTCTCCTTCCCACAATATTATAAGGATAAAAAACCCTCCaaatatattatcttttttaGGTAATTAACAATTACCATTATTTTTGGCCCAAcccttaaactaattaataaatgaCATTAACAATATTAATGCCATGAATATAATTACAATGCTAAAACCGAATATATATAACCAACTTTGGGGCTACGTTTGGTagattttacttatttaattgaatttgtattAAGATGCCTAAATAGAAAACGATATTTTTTATGAGTATTTAGTatatccatattatttttaaaatatattttaatattttattatatttttataaagtttaaaactcataatttaCCAAAtactttcctttctttttatataataaaatgatctTTCTCTATGtataaaatgacttgaaaataaatttagaatatgTTTTCAAGAAAAGTTAAATCAtcgatttttcaaaataaaatttcattccaatTTAAGTAATCAATAAATCATCTTTAAAACATTGTTGATGATTACACAATTAACCTTAATAACGATATCGACGGAGCAACAGCACCACGACcatcaaaattattattgcTTTATATGTCCGagatttgtttattaaatatttatctaatttttatataatctcTATTTCTATCCTTTATCATTTTAAACCtctaaattataagaaaaatatgtttaaatatattcaaactcatgttttatttattgttgtaCTATAGCAACGATGTCAATTGATGTAAGGTccaatcaactttttttttttaatatttgaatcaatAATTGggatataatgttttttttaacaatctatcaccccattttttatttaaagtcaAATTATGATTTGATCTCTCTACTAGACTTGTTCATGAGTTGGGCAACTCGCTTAGTTTGATAGGCTTGACTTGATTTAGGCAAGGcttgaaggtttttttttttggatcgtcttgactcaatttgaatttaatttaaacaataaaagaatatttaaaatttaattttaaaatattgatataaaatatattttaatattttactaatttttgaatagtgaaatgagttttattattattattattattattattattattattattattattattgatcaAGCTGAAAATGAGCTtggatttgacaaaaaaatttggAATCGAGATTCAACCAACCCACCCCATAGACGGGTCTACTCTCTACTatgttcaaatttgaaatttaagttttcCACTTTAATTTGGCAtagtgatttttcttttttttttttctataaaatcaTTAGATAGTTCAAATGATTAAcattagttaaaatatttacatgaaattttttttataattaaagttgatgtttttaaagaaaaattcagGCGCTTTAACCATAATAGTTAGTGataattatttagattaattaattatagtatatatattaaattaaagtaaagatattaaaatttaaatgatatatattatctttCAATATCTTAAGTTGACCGCTAATGTAGACAACTTATTTTAATGACACgtgacaattttttaatttatgaatatcaacttaattaaattatcaattttaaaattttaataaaatatcataataaaaaaggcaaatcataaatttatacgtaatgatttatgttattaagttttaaagttttattatattatgacattATACGATATTCATTGAGTGCTATATTACgtcattttaaaaatctattacATTAACACATTACCAATTAagcataaatttatacaatatttataataaa
The window above is part of the Gossypium raimondii isolate GPD5lz chromosome 9, ASM2569854v1, whole genome shotgun sequence genome. Proteins encoded here:
- the LOC105799131 gene encoding uncharacterized protein LOC105799131 isoform X2; the protein is MNYSPKFPVQWLPFMVMVLSILLTGISAGRTDIPRLSPTRGVIIEHPDFLSSATVSDLRTFYYPQTLDHFNYQPQSYATFQQRYVMNFKYWGGAKKSAPVLAYLGAEGPLDGDLTVIGFLNDNAVRFNALLVYIEHRYYGKSIPFGSREEAFKNASTLGYFNSAQAIADYAEIIMHIKNKLRAFYSPVIVVGGSYGGMLASWLRLKYPHVALGALASSAPILYFDKITPRGAYFSVVTKDFREASETCYQTIRNSWSVIDRIASQPNGLSTLSMIFKTCKPLKSSSELKNELENMYAVAAQYDRPPRYPVTVVCGGIDGANEKQDILDKIFAGVVAYKGNRSCYINPPTNKSETDVGWRWQTCSEMVIPIGIGKRTMFQPEPFNLNYFLQECKSLYGVPPRPHWVTSYYGGHNIELVLHRFGSNIIFSNGLRDPYSRGGVLENISESILAVHTVNEMESDPEWLVKQRETEVKIIKGWMAQYYADLKAIQIKP
- the LOC105799131 gene encoding uncharacterized protein LOC105799131 isoform X1; protein product: MNYSPKFPVQWLPFMVMVLSILLTGISAGRTDIPRLSPTRGVIIEHPDFLSSATVSDLRTFYYPQTLDHFNYQPQSYATFQQRYVMNFKYWGGAKKSAPVLAYLGAEGPLDGDLTVIGFLNDNAVRFNALLVYIEHRYYGKSIPFGSREEAFKNASTLGYFNSAQAIADYAEIIMHIKNKLRAFYSPVIVVGGSYGGMLASWLRLKYPHVALGALASSAPILYFDKITPRGAYFSVVTKDFREASETCYQTIRNSWSVIDRIASQPNGLSTLSMIFKTCKPLKSSSELKNELENMYAVAAQYDRPPRYPVTVVCGGIDGANEKQDILDKIFAGVVAYKGNRSCYINPPTNKSETDVGWRWQTCSEMVIPIGIGKRTMFQPEPFNLNYFLQECKSLYGVPPRPHWVTSYYGGHNIELVLHRFGSNIIFSNGLRDPYSRGGVLENISESILAVHTVNGSHCLDILPEMESDPEWLVKQRETEVKIIKGWMAQYYADLKAIQIKP